The bacterium genome includes a window with the following:
- a CDS encoding T9SS type A sorting domain-containing protein has product MKHITVILFLICCLFGEWQQTEEIVLPKGIQINDIAISKEGEIWLLSSATILKLEPSSKTPLIISGISGARLFAIGDATVYLVRDNNRLALFDINKGTDEESEAIFAAPSKLKVVSAAGQNSLIALEAGRLTFWENGKMVGAIPADAQKFATVPLADYAESSIPLYTLKDNRVYAWTGGAFQHAENYRNRVVYSSSGTILDITADKSGKLYMLFADSIVVLNSEGKYTGKVQTPGMPSESELIANPANQSLVLFDKTNRKLVMFNETKKDNGDLITLNKNSPNPVDNYTEIEFTLGRSLNITMTVYNLIGEPVRVLAKGQFGMGTHRVHWDACDQKGNLVPNGVYFYRLESNKGVAIKQLVVLR; this is encoded by the coding sequence ATGAAACATATAACCGTGATACTCTTTCTTATATGTTGTTTATTCGGTGAATGGCAGCAAACTGAAGAAATAGTCCTACCAAAGGGCATACAAATAAACGATATCGCGATCAGCAAGGAAGGCGAGATCTGGCTGCTTTCGTCGGCTACGATATTAAAGCTTGAGCCATCGTCTAAAACACCTTTGATAATAAGCGGGATCTCGGGTGCTAGACTATTCGCGATCGGTGACGCCACGGTCTATCTGGTAAGGGACAATAACCGCCTGGCGCTATTTGACATCAATAAGGGAACCGACGAGGAATCCGAAGCCATATTCGCCGCACCGAGCAAGTTAAAGGTCGTGTCCGCGGCAGGCCAGAATTCCCTGATCGCACTGGAAGCAGGGCGCTTGACATTCTGGGAAAATGGGAAAATGGTGGGCGCGATCCCCGCGGATGCGCAAAAGTTCGCCACGGTACCGCTGGCTGATTATGCCGAATCATCAATACCGCTGTACACGCTTAAGGATAACCGTGTCTACGCGTGGACCGGCGGGGCGTTCCAGCACGCAGAAAACTACCGGAACCGGGTCGTCTATAGTTCGTCCGGCACGATCCTCGATATAACTGCGGACAAGAGCGGCAAGCTTTATATGCTTTTCGCTGATTCCATCGTCGTGCTCAACAGCGAAGGCAAGTATACCGGCAAGGTTCAGACACCGGGAATGCCATCTGAGAGCGAATTGATCGCTAATCCAGCAAACCAGAGTCTTGTACTGTTCGACAAAACCAACCGGAAACTGGTTATGTTCAACGAGACCAAAAAGGACAACGGCGACCTTATTACTTTGAACAAGAACTCGCCTAACCCGGTCGACAATTACACCGAGATCGAGTTCACGCTCGGCCGGTCGCTGAACATTACAATGACAGTTTATAATCTTATCGGCGAACCGGTCAGGGTGCTGGCCAAGGGACAGTTCGGTATGGGCACGCATCGCGTGCACTGGGATGCGTGCGACCAGAAAGGCAACCTCGTTCCCAACGGCGTTTATTTCTATCGCCTGGAATCGAATAAGGGCGTCGCGATAAAGCAGCTGGTCGTGCTAAGATAG
- the thpR gene encoding RNA 2',3'-cyclic phosphodiesterase — MRAFIAIETPAIIRDKVSKIIEAGKAKRMSIKWVAYENLHITLKFLGEISDAAKDEIIPAIAETVASVPQFMVQVSGIGCFPGPRQPRVLWAGVIQGGDSMIAIAENLDRNMARFGCKIEDKKFHPHLTFGRVKTFCPVDDILKQELHTDAFMVDRITLFKSTLRPEGPKYDPVRTFTLAP; from the coding sequence ATGAGAGCATTTATCGCCATCGAAACGCCCGCCATTATCCGGGATAAAGTATCCAAGATAATCGAAGCGGGAAAAGCAAAAAGAATGTCGATAAAATGGGTGGCGTACGAAAACCTGCACATTACCTTGAAGTTCCTGGGCGAAATATCTGATGCCGCGAAGGATGAAATCATCCCGGCGATCGCAGAAACCGTAGCGTCGGTGCCGCAATTCATGGTTCAGGTATCAGGAATCGGATGTTTCCCCGGTCCGCGGCAGCCCCGCGTTCTCTGGGCCGGCGTTATTCAGGGCGGCGACTCGATGATCGCGATCGCAGAAAACCTGGACCGGAACATGGCGCGGTTCGGATGCAAGATCGAAGATAAAAAATTCCATCCCCACCTGACTTTTGGCCGGGTAAAAACATTCTGCCCGGTCGATGACATCCTTAAGCAGGAACTACACACCGACGCTTTCATGGTCGACCGCATCACCCTTTTCAAATCGACACTCAGACCGGAAGGACCAAAGTACGACCCGGTCCGAACATTTACGCTCGCACCTTAA
- a CDS encoding TonB family protein, with protein MKKLFFILISAALIIAGCAQKTEPLTGEPGGKLVIGTTEFPEELSPLSPSVFSSNDILDLLYMHLHRIDPETGKMKPELASSWEFSEDLSSITYYLRTDVKWWDGEPVTAEDVLYTYERMTDPDFGYSDIARIRFIKKAELIGTHAIRFTFDRVYADLLTDSDIMPVPKHVYEKLKADFGKKPIGNGPYKVKEFNAGSSLIMVANEGYYRGKPPLDEIDLINFTNPDSMIAAFSQGSLDLILDIAPTAAKSLSANKNVTVDSRPGNSYTYVGWNLNNEDLKDKDVRKAISMAINRSKILNDIFAGMGTLSLGPLPPTSWGYSEDIAPVEYNPAKAKEILRQKGYGDKNKNGYLEKNNQEFTLNIITNIENPDRVAILGNIVNDLKSLGIKVNARDLDAAAFIQSLVSRNFDGFVMGWSVGEKIDPTAYWYSEPARGKFNFISYKNRTADSLIDEGVTMLNRKKAKETWGQFQKIVYEDQPYTFLIVPNRISASYLRVKGAGEGIQLASVYSYWIPEAERRVAVAYVPPKKPEVVTPAVPEKAEKLPEIKPKTVLAPEKLLEAAAKKETTAVAVTTPPVAPPVIPPKASVITRPIPKKQTSPKYPESARALGATGRVVVRVIVGIDGKVKNVIILSSFGNPACEEAALAAAKKWEFEPATKDGVPFEQNTAIPFDFKP; from the coding sequence ATGAAGAAATTATTTTTCATTCTGATCAGCGCGGCACTTATCATCGCGGGATGTGCGCAGAAGACCGAGCCCCTTACGGGTGAACCGGGTGGCAAGCTCGTGATCGGCACCACCGAGTTCCCCGAAGAACTCTCGCCTTTGTCGCCCTCAGTTTTCAGTTCCAATGATATTCTGGACCTTTTATATATGCACCTTCACCGCATTGATCCTGAGACCGGTAAAATGAAACCGGAACTCGCTTCGTCCTGGGAATTTTCCGAGGACCTGTCTTCGATCACCTATTACCTGCGCACTGACGTCAAGTGGTGGGATGGCGAACCCGTAACGGCCGAGGACGTTCTGTATACCTACGAAAGAATGACTGATCCTGATTTCGGCTACTCCGATATCGCCCGGATAAGGTTCATAAAAAAAGCTGAACTAATTGGCACCCATGCGATCCGTTTCACTTTCGACCGCGTGTACGCCGACCTGCTGACCGATTCCGATATCATGCCTGTGCCCAAACACGTGTATGAAAAACTCAAGGCCGATTTCGGAAAAAAGCCGATCGGCAATGGTCCGTACAAAGTCAAGGAGTTCAACGCCGGCAGTTCGTTGATCATGGTCGCGAACGAGGGGTACTACCGGGGCAAGCCGCCGCTTGATGAGATCGACCTGATCAATTTCACAAACCCGGATTCCATGATCGCGGCATTTTCGCAGGGCAGCCTGGACTTGATACTTGATATCGCGCCGACCGCGGCTAAGTCCCTGAGTGCCAACAAGAACGTGACCGTGGATTCCCGGCCCGGCAACAGTTACACGTACGTCGGCTGGAATCTCAACAACGAAGACCTGAAGGACAAGGATGTGAGAAAGGCGATCAGCATGGCGATAAACCGGTCCAAGATCCTCAATGATATCTTTGCGGGTATGGGTACGCTTTCGCTGGGGCCTTTACCGCCGACATCATGGGGATACAGCGAAGACATCGCGCCCGTCGAGTACAATCCCGCGAAGGCCAAGGAGATCCTAAGGCAGAAGGGATACGGCGACAAGAACAAAAATGGATATCTGGAAAAGAACAACCAGGAGTTCACTCTCAACATCATTACCAATATCGAAAACCCGGACCGCGTGGCTATCCTGGGTAATATCGTGAACGACCTTAAAAGTTTGGGCATCAAAGTGAATGCGCGTGATCTTGACGCCGCCGCGTTCATCCAGTCCCTCGTGAGCAGGAATTTTGACGGATTTGTCATGGGTTGGAGCGTCGGTGAAAAGATCGATCCGACCGCGTACTGGTATTCAGAACCGGCCAGGGGCAAGTTCAATTTCATATCATACAAAAACCGCACGGCCGATTCGCTTATCGATGAAGGCGTAACCATGCTGAACCGCAAGAAGGCCAAGGAAACATGGGGTCAATTCCAGAAGATAGTGTACGAGGACCAACCTTACACGTTCCTGATCGTGCCCAATCGGATCTCGGCAAGTTATCTGCGGGTTAAAGGCGCGGGTGAAGGCATCCAGCTGGCGAGCGTCTATTCTTATTGGATACCCGAAGCAGAACGCAGGGTGGCGGTCGCTTATGTACCGCCGAAGAAGCCAGAGGTCGTGACGCCCGCGGTCCCTGAAAAGGCCGAGAAGCTGCCAGAGATAAAACCCAAGACGGTCCTGGCCCCGGAGAAACTGCTGGAAGCCGCCGCGAAGAAAGAAACCACAGCCGTTGCCGTGACAACCCCGCCGGTTGCGCCGCCTGTCATTCCGCCAAAAGCATCGGTTATTACCAGACCTATTCCTAAGAAACAGACATCGCCCAAGTATCCGGAATCAGCCCGTGCACTGGGTGCGACCGGACGGGTGGTCGTGAGGGTGATCGTGGGTATTGACGGCAAGGTCAAAAACGTGATTATTTTATCAAGTTTCGGCAACCCCGCGTGTGAGGAAGCAGCTCTGGCTGCCGCGAAAAAGTGGGAGTTTGAGCCGGCTACAAAAGACGGCGTGCCGTTCGAGCAGAACACGGCGATCCCGTTCGATTTCAAACCATAG
- a CDS encoding ATP-binding protein, protein MARRNGRLVGLIRESLSIFNVALAHQKQDVVETLLLNLIYTGQVATCLPKQSVIQGRFFFIRPLYFFDKELIKKIARACGIPGDANTCPYSQDNKREKIRLFLRDVQRDYPDVYRGVFNALFNLNRSYLP, encoded by the coding sequence ATGGCGCGGAGAAACGGTCGGTTGGTGGGGTTGATCCGGGAATCGTTGAGCATCTTCAACGTGGCGCTAGCGCACCAGAAGCAGGATGTGGTCGAAACGCTGCTGTTAAACTTGATCTACACCGGTCAGGTCGCCACCTGCCTGCCGAAACAATCGGTCATCCAGGGCCGGTTTTTTTTCATCCGCCCGCTGTATTTTTTTGACAAGGAGCTGATCAAAAAAATCGCCCGCGCCTGCGGTATACCCGGTGATGCTAATACCTGTCCGTACAGTCAGGATAACAAGCGGGAGAAAATAAGGCTCTTTCTGCGGGATGTCCAGCGTGATTACCCGGATGTTTATCGCGGGGTATTCAACGCCCTCTTCAACCTGAATAGAAGTTATCTGCCTTAA
- a CDS encoding nicotinamide-nucleotide amidohydrolase family protein: MNEKRYERRRRTTNDRVPHILKDLQHTLTSRGLTISVCESCTGGMLGSMITSRSGSSAYFLGGIIAYANTVKQRVVGVRSRTLLTSGAVSARTAREMAQHVRQITGSDIGISITGIAGPAGGTRSKPVGLVYVSAADKNVCLVQRFQFHGSRAFIRKNACLGSLQTLKALVSKGKAS, from the coding sequence ATGAACGAAAAACGATACGAGCGGCGACGCCGAACAACGAATGACAGGGTACCGCATATTCTGAAGGATCTCCAACATACCCTGACCAGCCGCGGCCTGACGATCAGCGTCTGCGAATCGTGCACCGGCGGCATGCTCGGCAGTATGATCACGAGCCGGTCCGGCAGTTCCGCTTATTTTCTCGGCGGGATCATCGCCTATGCTAATACCGTTAAACAACGCGTCGTCGGAGTAAGATCGCGGACCCTGCTGACATCCGGCGCGGTGAGCGCGCGTACGGCCCGGGAAATGGCGCAGCACGTCAGGCAGATAACCGGCTCCGATATCGGGATCAGCATAACGGGCATTGCCGGGCCTGCGGGCGGCACCAGATCAAAACCAGTTGGGCTCGTGTACGTGTCCGCGGCGGATAAAAATGTCTGTCTGGTGCAACGCTTTCAGTTCCACGGCAGCCGCGCTTTTATCCGTAAAAATGCATGCCTTGGCTCCCTGCAAACCTTGAAGGCGCTCGTGAGCAAAGGCAAAGCGTCATGA